A stretch of the Papaver somniferum cultivar HN1 chromosome 6, ASM357369v1, whole genome shotgun sequence genome encodes the following:
- the LOC113285446 gene encoding protein EPIDERMAL PATTERNING FACTOR 2-like → MKNGIPFGSYTALLAAIFFSVFSVGRSLRLTHDMTESLSTNGEGGTGDRFYIIPKKLGVNEKEEVAVEMHPTGGSSLPDCSHACGPCFPCKRVMVSFRCASTESCPVVYRCMCKGRYYHVPSN, encoded by the exons atgaagaacgGCATCCCATTTGGATCATATACTGCACTTCTTGCTGCAATATTCTTTTCGGTTTTTTCCGTGGGTAGAAGTCTTCGTTTAACGCATG ACATGACAGAGAGCTTGAGTACTAACGGTGAAGGAGGCACAGGAGATCGATTTTATATTATACCCAAG AAATTAGGAGTCAATGAGAAGGAAGAAGTAGCAGTGGAAATGCACCCGACTGGAGGTtcaagtttacctgattgttctCATGCCTGCGGACCATGCTTTCCATGCAAAAGGGTGATGGTGAGCTTTCGATGTGCCTCTACCGAGTCTTGCCCTGTTGTCTACCGTTGTATGTGTAAAGGAAGATACTATCACGTTCCTTCCAACTGA